CCGTCACGCTGCGTCCGGACTTCGCCGGCGCGCTGACCAACCTCGGCGGCGTGCTGGATGCGCTCGGGTGCCTGACGGACGCCGAAGACGCGTATCGGCGGGTGCTGGAGATCGAGCCGTATTCGGCGGACGCGCATTGCAATCTGGCGAATCTAATCCATCGCGATGTCGCGCTCGGACGCCGCGAGCGGTTCGCGGAAGCGGAAGCGTCGTATCGCCGCGCGCTCGCGCTTCGGCCGGAATTCGGTGCCGCGTTGATGAATCTCGGCAATCTGCTCCGAGAGGACGGTGCGCGTCTTGCCGAGGCGCAGGCGCTTTTTCGCGAAGTGCTGCGCGTCGATCCCGAATCCGCCGATGCGAGGCTGAACCTCGCAACGGCGCTTCTTCGCGCGGGCGACTTCGCACTAGGCTGGGCGGGCTTCGAAGCGCGCTACGACGCGCGTTTGTCGCAGCGTTCCGTTGTCCCGCCGGGAGTGGCGTATCCGCAATGGCGCGGTGAACCGCTCGCGAGCAAGTCGCTTCTCGTGGTCACGGAGCAGGGCTTCGGCGACAGCATTCAGTTCATTCGCTATCTGCCGATGCTGACGGCACAAGGCGCGGCGAAGCTGACGGTGGTATGCCCGCCGGCGCTCGTCGCGCTGCTCGAATCGGTCGATGGCATCACGCAATGCGTCCCGCTCGATGCGCTCGCCGCGCTGCCGCCGCACGACTACTGGTGCTTCCTGATGAGCCTGCCCGCGCTCGCCGGCACGACGCTCGACACCATCCCGTACGCGACGCCTTATCTGCACGCGAGCGCATCGCGCATCGACTATTGGCGGAGCCGCTTGCCGGATATGCCGAAGGTGGGCATCGCGTGGTCCGGCGAGCCGCGCCCGTGGACGCCCGATTCATACGGCGCATTCAGCCGCCGCTGGCTCGATGCGCGTCAGTGCGAGCCGCTTCTTGCCACGCCCGGCGTGACGTTCGTGAGCCTGCAGAAAGGCCCGATGGCGCGCGCCCAGATCGGCACGCTGCCCGAACCGCTGCGCCCGCTCGACCCGATGAACGAGGTCGCCGACTTCGCCGAGACGGCCGCGATCATCGCGTCGCTGGATCTCGTGATTTCGGTGGATACGGCGGTCGCGCATCTGGCCGGCGCGCTCGGCAAGCCGGTGTGGATACTGCTGTGCGCGAACGCCTGCTGGCGCTGGCTCGACGCCCGCGACGACTCGCCGTGGTATCCAAGCGCGCGGCTTTTCCGCCAGCGCGCGCCCGGTCAGTGGGTCGAGGTGATCGAGCGCGTCGTCGATGCGTTGAACGCATGGCGCTCGGAACGCGTCATGCCTCGCTCTCCATGATGCGGTCGATCCACCGCGCGTTCTCGCCCGCCGATCCGATGCCTGCATGCTTCGCCATCGGCACGAAGAAATGCGTGGCGATCGGCAGCTTCGAGCTTTCGAGCCAGTTCGTCAGATGCGCTTCGAGACGCTTCGCGGGCGCGCGCAGTTCCTCGCGCAAAACCGGCGGCAGCTTCTCGAAGTGACGCATGTCCGTCTGATACGGCTCGGGCGCGACGCACAGCGCGTTCGGGCGGCCGTCGACATCGGCGGGAAGACGCTCCAGCGCCTGATGCAGCAGCGCGACGCCCAGCCCTTCGCCGCGCCAGGGCTTGCGCACTTCCCATTTGCTGATGTAGATCACGCGGTGCGTGCTGAAGACTTCGCACAGACGCTCGTGTCCGAGCGCCTCGGTCGATGCCAGCGCGAGCGAAAGCATTTCGCCCGAATAGGTGTCGAGCGTATAGACGAGATCGGCGCTCTTCGTGAGCGGCGGCACCTTCACGAGCTTCAGTTCGACCGCCGCCGCGACGATATCGCTGCCCGCCTCGTGGTACACGGCGAACGCGGTGCCGAGCCGCTCGTCGTCGACTTGCGGATACTCGTGGCGGTAAGTCATCGTGAAGAGCAGCGGGCCGATCTTCTCGCGATACGCGAGCGGCCGGTCCACGTCGTAGTCGTCGGTGCCTTGCAGGCCGTAAGGGTCGTAGTCGCGCTTCTGGCGGCGCTCGCCGCTTTCCATCGCCGAAGCGAGCGCGGCAAGCGGCCGGCGCGATTCCGGCACCAGATCTTCCGGCAAGCCTTCCCACGAAAGACGCAGGAACTCGCGTCCGCCACGGTAATGCGCCTCGAAGAGCGACGCGACCGGATCGCTCGCGACCGGATCGAGAATGCGCTGCGCGCACTCGAGCGCGCGGTCGAGCAACTGATCGGCTTCGGCGGGATCGGGCGCGAGCGGCGGCTCGTCGGCCTGCGGCTGGGCGGGCAGCCCTTGCGCCACGCGCGCCTTGTGCGCCAAGTCCAGCCACTCGTCGGCGGCGCGCTCCGCGATGAAACCGGCGGCGATCCGATAGCCCGTCAGCACGACGGACTGGCCGGTATCGCCGAGCGGAAACACGTACTCGTCCGACATGGCTTCGTCGACCGTGACGGACGCGAACGTCTCGCGTGGCAGCGGCGCGTTGGCCGCCGAGTCGAAGCGGGCGTGGGACAGGACATGCGCGGCGAGGTCGGACGCGGCGGGACCGAATTCCGAACCCGGCCCGGGAAGCAGCTTCAGAAGAGGTAAGGCGGTCGCATTGCCGAGGGTGCCCGATGTGCTCATGAGTGCCGTTCTCCGATCGTGAACGGCTATCGTAACAAACCGTGCCAATTCAGGAGAGCGGGCGCAGGACGTGCTTCTGGCTCGACAGTTCGACTCGGCTGCGGAGAAACGCGATGAACAGCGACATTCACGAGGGCGGCTGCGCGTGCGGCGCGTTTCGCTTCCGGGCGACGGGCACGCCGCGGCGCGTCGCGCTGTGTCACTGCATGACGTGCCGGCGCGTGCACGGCTCGGCGTTCGGCGCCTACGCGATCTTTGCCCGCGATCAGGTAGAGATGCGCGGCGCACTCAACACGTGGGAAAGCTCGGAAGACGGGCGGCGCCATTTCTGCCCTGTCTGCGGATCGGTGGCGTACATGGAGTTCGTGAGCCGGCCGGAAGTGGATCTGCCGCTCGGCGCGTTCGATGAAACCGGCGTCTTCGAGCCGGCCTACGAGCTCTGGTGCATGCACCGCGAGCCGTGGCTGCCGAGTGGCGCGCGCCCGGAATACGCCGAGGAACGGACGGCATGATCACGCGCCGCCGCTGCTTGCGTCCCGAAAGGTGAGCGCCATGCCGGGACGCGAGGGACGTGAAGGACACATTCGCATCGGCATTTCGGGCTGGCGTTATGCGGGCTGGCGCGGCGTGTTCTATCCGAAGAAGCTCGCGCAGGCGCGCGAACTCGAATTCGCGTCGCGCGCGGTGCAGACCGTCGAGATCAACGGATCGCACTATTCGCTGCAAAGCCTCTCCAGCTGGCGGGCATGGCACGAGGCCACGCCGGAGGGCTTCGTCTTCAGTGTGAAAGGGCCGCGCTATCTCACGCACATGCTGCGTTTTCGCGACGAGACGGCGATTCCCGCCATCGCCAATTTCTTCGCTTCGGGCGTGCTCGCGCTCGACGAGAAACTCGGGCCTTTCCTGTGGCAATTCCCGCCGAATTTCAGCTTCAAGCCGGAATCGTTCGAACGCTTTCTCGAACTCTTGCCGAAGGACACGCACGCCGCCGCGGCGCTCGCCCAGCAGCACGACACGCGCGTGAAGGAGCCGTGGTTCGAGGCGCGGCGCAAGCGCGCGCTGCGCCATGCGATCGAGATTCGCCATCCCAGCTTTTGCACCGATGCCTTCGTGAAACTTCTGCGCAAGCATGGCGCAGCGCTCGTCGTATCGGATTCGGTCGCGGACTGGCCTTATGCCGAAGACCTCACGTCCGACTTCATGTATCTGCGGCTGCATGGCACCGAGACGCTCTACGGCGGCGCCTATTCGGACGACGCGCTCGACGGCTGGACGCGGCGCATCGAGCGCTGGGCGGCGGGCGGGCAGATCGAGGACGCGCGGCTCATATCGACGGCTGCGGCGCGCCGCCGTGCATCGCGGGATGTGTACTGCTACTTCGACAACGACCAGAAGGTGCAAGCGCCTTTCGATGCGCGCCGCCTGATGGAACGCCTCGGCGTGAAGCCTGCAAACGGCGGCTGATCGCGTCGGCAACGGGTCATTTCGTGTCCGAATCGACCGGGACACGAATTGTCCCGCCGGAACTGCATCCTTCACTCAACGGTCCGACAGTTTGCATCGATTGCATTCGCGTCAGGAAAATAAGACGATAAGCGGCGTGCTTCGCGACAGAAAAAGCGGTCAACAAAGCGAAAGCGAAGGCACAGGCGCCGGATGCGCGACAAGCGGCAGGATCGAGAACGTGAAACCTCCAATGCCTACGAGGAGCATCGATACCATGGCGAAGCAACCGGTTAGCGGCAGTGACAAGACTCATCCCGAAGGCGCGAAGTGCGTCGGCGCGTGCGACCTTCAGGAGCAGATCGAAGTGATCGTCATGCTGCGGCGCAAGGACGAAGCGGGCTTTCGCCAGATGATGGCGCGCATCGACGCGGGCGATGCCCCCGCGCAATCCGTCACGCGCGAGGAATTCGACAAGCGTTTCGGCGCATCAGAACACGATGTCGAGAAAATCAGGAAGTTCGCGGCAGACAACGGCTTGACTGTCGTGCGCGCCGAGCCGAGCACGCGCAGCGTCGTGCTGAAGGGCAGCATCGACCAGTTCCAGAAGGCGTTCGACGTGAAGCTCGAACGCTTTCAGCATCACAACATCGGCGAGTATCGCGGGCGCAGCGGCCCGGTGAACGTGCCTGACGATATCCACGACGCCGTCACGGCCGTGCTCGGCCTCGACAGCCGGCCGCAGGCGCGTCCGCATTTTCGCTTCCGGCCGCCGTTCAAGCCGGCACGCGGCGTCACGCCGGCGT
This genomic interval from Caballeronia sp. LZ062 contains the following:
- a CDS encoding tetratricopeptide repeat protein, whose amino-acid sequence is MTTDADRYQCAVSHYSNARFADALQTLAPMLARRPADVDVLNLAAICAFRADRQELAEAYWRRAMEEHPGNAGSCSNLANALTARGRLTDARTLYRRAIELWPAFVEAHYNLANVLEKLGHAEEAEASYRQALRLKPDFADAHYNLANLLALARRLPEAEAAYRQALAARPRYAEAHNNLGNLLKDAGRLDEAVAQLRQAVAARPDWADALFNLGNALKARGSLGDARLAYRQAVTLRPDFAGALTNLGGVLDALGCLTDAEDAYRRVLEIEPYSADAHCNLANLIHRDVALGRRERFAEAEASYRRALALRPEFGAALMNLGNLLREDGARLAEAQALFREVLRVDPESADARLNLATALLRAGDFALGWAGFEARYDARLSQRSVVPPGVAYPQWRGEPLASKSLLVVTEQGFGDSIQFIRYLPMLTAQGAAKLTVVCPPALVALLESVDGITQCVPLDALAALPPHDYWCFLMSLPALAGTTLDTIPYATPYLHASASRIDYWRSRLPDMPKVGIAWSGEPRPWTPDSYGAFSRRWLDARQCEPLLATPGVTFVSLQKGPMARAQIGTLPEPLRPLDPMNEVADFAETAAIIASLDLVISVDTAVAHLAGALGKPVWILLCANACWRWLDARDDSPWYPSARLFRQRAPGQWVEVIERVVDALNAWRSERVMPRSP
- a CDS encoding inositol monophosphatase; translated protein: MSTSGTLGNATALPLLKLLPGPGSEFGPAASDLAAHVLSHARFDSAANAPLPRETFASVTVDEAMSDEYVFPLGDTGQSVVLTGYRIAAGFIAERAADEWLDLAHKARVAQGLPAQPQADEPPLAPDPAEADQLLDRALECAQRILDPVASDPVASLFEAHYRGGREFLRLSWEGLPEDLVPESRRPLAALASAMESGERRQKRDYDPYGLQGTDDYDVDRPLAYREKIGPLLFTMTYRHEYPQVDDERLGTAFAVYHEAGSDIVAAAVELKLVKVPPLTKSADLVYTLDTYSGEMLSLALASTEALGHERLCEVFSTHRVIYISKWEVRKPWRGEGLGVALLHQALERLPADVDGRPNALCVAPEPYQTDMRHFEKLPPVLREELRAPAKRLEAHLTNWLESSKLPIATHFFVPMAKHAGIGSAGENARWIDRIMESEA
- a CDS encoding GFA family protein, producing the protein MNSDIHEGGCACGAFRFRATGTPRRVALCHCMTCRRVHGSAFGAYAIFARDQVEMRGALNTWESSEDGRRHFCPVCGSVAYMEFVSRPEVDLPLGAFDETGVFEPAYELWCMHREPWLPSGARPEYAEERTA
- a CDS encoding DUF72 domain-containing protein, whose product is MPGREGREGHIRIGISGWRYAGWRGVFYPKKLAQARELEFASRAVQTVEINGSHYSLQSLSSWRAWHEATPEGFVFSVKGPRYLTHMLRFRDETAIPAIANFFASGVLALDEKLGPFLWQFPPNFSFKPESFERFLELLPKDTHAAAALAQQHDTRVKEPWFEARRKRALRHAIEIRHPSFCTDAFVKLLRKHGAALVVSDSVADWPYAEDLTSDFMYLRLHGTETLYGGAYSDDALDGWTRRIERWAAGGQIEDARLISTAAARRRASRDVYCYFDNDQKVQAPFDARRLMERLGVKPANGG